DNA from Gramella sp. MAR_2010_147:
CTACAGTAAATTTATAAACCGCTCATTATCATTCCTGAACTTTAAACCGAATAGGTATTGTATATGAAACCGGAACAGGTTTACCTTGTTGACGACCGGGACTCATTTTTGGTAATTCTCCTATTACTCTTCTAGCCTCATGTTCAAGTTCGGGATGTGGAGCTCTGGTTTGAATTTGCTCTACCAGTCCATTTTTATTTACCACAAACATAACAACCACAAGATTCGTACCAGTGAGCCCCAGCTTAGCACCTAATCCCGTATCAAATTCTCTATTTACAAAATTCGAGATTTTTGAACTCATACATTTCTTGCGACCTGCATTATCAATCAAATCTTCACATCCGGGGAAAATGGGTACCTCCTCAATAAAATCAAAAGGCACTTTTATATCCTCTTCTGGTTTTTCAGGTTCTTTAATATCTTCTGGCTCTGGAATGTCTTCAAGATCAAGATCTGTTGGAATTACAGCATCCTCTTTGCGGTTTGAATCGTCTGGCACCTCTTCAATAACGTCTACGATTAGTTTTGGTGGCGGTGGAGGTGTTTTCTTCGGAATAATCATAATTGGAGGTTGTTCGTCTTCAAGAACATCCATGCTTATTTTTTCTTTCTCCTGGGGTTTTGGATCATAAGTTTTCCATTGAAAGGCCTGGAGGGTTAGAAAAAGTACGAGAATAAGTCCAATTTGCAGGAACAGGACCCATCTCCGACGAAGGTCCACTTTCGGGTTTTTCTTAGGTTTCATAAAAAGTTGAGTTAATAAAGGTTATAATTTAGCTAGGCAACTTTCTGCTTTACTTTTTTCACTGTCGGCGCCATGACGATAAAAAATAAAACAGCAAGTACTACACCAGTAGAATTTGCCAGAACATCCCACCAATCGGGTGTCCTGTAACTGGTTAGAGTTCCCTGCAAAACCTCAATTAACATACCAAATACAAAACAAGCGAGAGCCACCCACCATAAATTGGATGTATACCTCTTAAAATCAGGTTTTTGAAATACAAAATATAGCTTCCACAAGAAAGCTAAAAACAAATATGCCCCGGCATGGAGCATTTTGTCTGTAGGATCAAAACCGCCTACACTTACTTTAAAGTCCATTACAATTAAAGAAAAATAGGTAATGGCACTGGTATAAATGAGCGCGGCGAATAATAATATCTTAGCTACCAACTACTTCCTTATATTCATCTGCAGATAACAAATCTTCCAGTTCTGAAGTATCTGAAAGCTTAATTTTTATCATCCATCCTTCACCATAAGGATCTTCGTTTACTTTTTCAGGCTCGTCTTCAAGGCTATCATTAAATTCAATGATCTCTCCCGAAAGTGGCATATAAAGATCTGAAACGGTTTTTACAGCTTCAACGGTTCCAAAAACCTCTTCTTTTTCAAGAGTTTCATCAAGAGTTTCTACCTCAACATACACGATATCCCCAAGCTCTCCCTGGGCAAAATCTGTAACTCCTATAGTCGCGGTATCGCCATCAATCTTAACCCATTCGTGGTCTTTAGTGTACTTTAATTCTTGTGGAATATTCATAGTATAATTTTAATAGGATCGCAAAGTTAGTTTTTTAGCCGAATTGTTCAAATAAGGAATTCGTTAATTTCCGAAATTATATATTAAGGTAAAACCAGATCTAATTGTTGTTTGCGGGAATGCGGTAGAAACTGCATATTCAGAGAAAACATGATCGTAATAAAATCTCGCCGTTAAATTTCGGGTAAAGGCGTAATCTGTCTTGAAATTAATAGACCATATATCCTGTCCGGAAATTGTTTGGGCATTTGCCAGATCCAGGTATCTAACAATAGTACGGTTCTTTCTATAAGAAACATCTGCCCTAAAATTAAGGTCACTGCTAAGTACTCTTCTTCTCCCTCCAAGTGCGGTCGCTATTTTTAGGTCTTTAATACGATACCCTAATCCCATCGTATATTCATTCCCGCTGTATTCAGTCAAAAGGTTATTATCAAAACTAAATGCAAGGGATCTATCTTTTTCTATTTCAGCAAGGATCTGGATACTGCCTTTGGTTTCAAAATCTACACGTGCCAGAGGTGTAAATAATTCGGTTAATACCAGATTAGAAAAAAGCACCGGGTTCTTAAAATCTCCGGCCTGGTTCACTTCATTAGGATTAGCAGCATCATAATCAAGGTTTGTCTGGAATTGATTCAAAGTATAATCGGCTCTGTATCCATGATTAATTGAAAATCTTCTAAACTTATCCCGGAACCAGTCAAGCCTCATTAATCCCGTGTATTTTACATTCCAGTTAGGCATAGGAAAATCTCTGAAAGCTCCTAGTTTTATGCTACCCGCATCTTGACCTGAATATGCCGCTATAAATGCGGGAAGCAACACCGCCTGGTTACTTTTACCTATTCCGCGAGGAAAACCGTCTTCTCCCACATCGTTAGGATCCAGCCCCCTATCCTGAGCAAGTCTTCTTGCTATTTCCAGCCGATTTTCTCTAAAAGTTTCAAAATTTTCTGAACTCGTTTCAGTAGAATTACTAAAGGAGGTTCTTATAAGTATGGTTGAGATATTCAAATTACCATACGTATATGGTGTTAAAGATTGATATTCCAGCGTGTTTGGATCTACTTTATAATTTTCTGAATAATTCTCTGAATAGTTCTTTCTTCCGGTAAGCTCTATGGTGAGATCTGGCAAAAACCCAAGGCCTGCCTGATAATCTAACTGTTCGTTCTTTAAAGCCGTGTACTGCTGATTGAAATTCTGGAATAAAGTAAGCCAGCCTCTTTCTGCAGCCATGTATCTTATATCGTCCTGAAAACCAAACGTAAATCCTGCTGTAGGTCTAAAAGTGCCCATAAAACCGACACTCTCGGTATATCCCGGAAGAAAAATACCTCGCGTATTACGATAATTTAATTGTAAGGTCTTAATTCCCGTAACTATACTCACAAAAGTATTATAACCTTTATTTCCTCTGGATTCTGGTTTAGCAGCCTCTTCTTCTTTCTCCTGACCCGGCGGACCAAGACTAGGAACCCCTCTACTTCTCTCCTGAATACTCTTCCCTGCACTTCCAGATTTTTTCTCTACCAGCCCGAAGTAATTATAAAGATCCTGCATGTTTAAATTTGCATTGATCTGATGGGTATTGGAGTTTTGAACACTGTTACCAATATCAGGAATACCTTCCAGTTGCTGGTAAATTCTAGACCCTCTCTGCCATTGAAAATCTCCCGTATAAGTATAGGTTGCTTTTATAAATCGCAGAACCGGAATTTTATCAAAAGGCAACTGATAATTTACCTGCAATGATTGAAAATGCAGATTAGGTTCTCCAATATTAAAAAAATCATCCCATAAGCCTATACTGTTATCGGCAAAACCTTCTTCATCTATGTAATTTCTAATAATCCTATTATTACTAGCATTGAAAGAGAAACTTAAAGACCTGGTTAGATTATAATTTACCCCGTATTGCCAGTCAAAAAGATAGTTTCTTTGATACAAAGTTGGAATACGAATATCATCATCACTTAAATCCAGAGAACGGAATCTTTGCTCATTATACTGCCTGAAAATATTAGAACTGGCATTTATATTAGAAGGAAGGTAATTAAAATTGAAATCTCTGAAAATCGCAAAATAATCACTACTATCCAGTACTGCGATATTTTTTAGAGGCTCCACGGTTTTTTCAGGAAAGTTAAATTCATAAGTACCACCCAGTCTTACACTTTTATCTACACTTTCTTCCACCTCAAAATCACGATGATTTACCTGGTTATACGAAGATGAAAAAGCAAAATTCTCAACATCGTATGGCATAGGTGTTTTCTCTCCTACCCTCTCTTTTCGAAGCCCTATCACATTGATACTTTCTCTTTTGGTATAAGACTGTGATTGTTTTTCTACTCTGTCTCTTTCTTCGGGATCCTGAATATTCGCCAATCTAGTATCAAGCTCTACATCCAGAAACTCCTGATCGTATTTTGGGGTGATCAACTCCTCTCCTCTGCTATAGTTCACAGGTACTTTTACACCCCATTTCTTTGGAAGTAACTGTCCCATATTCACATTGGTAACAAAATCATATTGTTGCAGATCTTCCCTACTTCGTTGATTAGGTCCTTGTTCAATACTACCAAAACCAACGGTACTTCTCCTTCCTGTTGCAGATATATTGGCAAAATCTGCCAGATTACTATCCATGCTAACAACTCCAGCCCAACCACCTTCATTTTTAAGGTCTGACAGTCTTAATTCATTAAACCAAACTTCTCCACAAAGATCGGTAACACCATCTACGCTTGTTCCGTTCTTCACGCCCACCATTAATAACCTAACATTACCAAAACTAGGGTTTCCCTTCACCCCTAATCTTAATCTACCCATGTCGTAAGCAGCTTCAGCATCTACAGGTTGCAACTCATCGGTAAAGAAATTAAGATCGGTTGAATTTAGGGAAGGATCTCCCAGAACAGCCGTTTTAATTTGCTGTAGAAGATCAAGCTCAAGATTTAACCGGTTTATTTCGGGCCAAATCTCTTCCGGAGTGGTTGCTCCAAAGAGGGTTGGCGATAACGGTATCTCAATTTGATAGAAATTATCAGTAAAATCGGTTCCCATTCTAACAAATGCCACTAATTGCCCATCTTTCAACAGTCTCTGATTTAATAAGGATTCAGCATGAAGAAACATTTCAAGATTCTTATACTGCCGCATATCGATCTGGAAATTCTTATATACTGCTCTCGCATCCTGAGGCTGAAGATCGCAAGTCCTTAACGATAGTGACTGTTCATTTTGCCTGATATTAGAATTACTTTGAAACAACTCTTCACGTTGAACACCCGGAGGAAGTACATATGGAATTGGCTGCCTGTTTTCATTCTCTTCAATATTAACCGCGTTTACTTCAAAGAGCGTATTAGGGTTCTCTATTTGTGTCCTGTCTTCAAAAAGGCTCTGCGTATATCTTCTATAGTCACCTCTTACAAGATCCATGGTTCCAAATCTCATAATTGTTGGATCCTGGAAATCTGAGAGAAACATTCTAATGAATCTTATTGAACGGAAATCTGCTATTCCGCCTACGGCATTGGTTGGCTCAAAGATTGGCACCTTAAATTGAAGCCATCTCACCGGAAGTTCCTGGCCGTTCCTTAAGGTTACCGAAAGTTCTTTAACATCTGTGATATACTCATTGTTATCAATATTCATTCCCTGGAAAAAAGGAACTTTATATTCAAAATAACTATTAATGGTATTCATCGTGTTGTCACGATTTATATCTTCAGTAGTTGGCAATGTTGTATTTCCTCTATTGGTATCGGTTACCTGTGTTGGAGAGTTACCTTCAGTTCCATTGTAGTTTCTATAACGTTCAAGAATACTTCCGTTCGCACTTAAGAAATATTCATAATTATCTGCAGAGGGATCGGGAAGACCTGCGAAATCTGAAAATTTCACACCTTCCTGTGCATCCTGAAGTCCGTCGTAACCAGCATCCTGTCTGGTTCGAGCATCGCCTTCCGTATCGAAGGCATATACAAGAGAGTTATCTGCCGGTACTGCTCCAAAAGCAGTGTTTATGATATTCGCTTCTCCTTCCAGCTCAGGCAATCCATTCTCATACTGCTTTCTTCCATCTTTTAGTACATCTTCAGAAATATTACCGAGGTTAAAATTGATTGTCCCTCCCGTATTACCAGAGTTCTCCGGATAAATATAAGGGTCCATTACCCAAAACTGGATATACTCCACATTTGATTGTTCAAAATTGGTAGTATTAATAGATCTCATTATTCCACCGAAATTACCACTCGGGTTCGGTAGATTATTAGATCCTGTAGCAGCCGGGTTATAATTATAAGGTCCGCGTTCCTCAGGATTATAGGCAACGTCCATTGTATAGATCACTTGCGGTTGCCCCTGTACCACATCTGTATTCGGGAAAATTTCACTTAATGAAACTCTTCTGGCCTCATAAGTAGAAATATCAGAATCACTAATTCCATCAGGTCTTCTGTTGCTATAGAAAATAGGATCTATGGTATACCAGGCGAGTTTACCTCTTTTGTATCCTACACCCAGATCTCCATTTGACAGTTCACCTCCAAAACCAACTGGCACACTGGAAAGTTCCCAGCTTAGCGGATTATTAATATCTATAGAAGTCTGGGAGGCTTCAAAATCATCTATATACGTAGTGGCTTTCCCGTCAAAATCATTAGATGCCGGTGAGCCCGGCACCAAATAAGCAAACTCCCCCCGAACAGATACATTTGATTTCACATCTGTATCTATATTCGGTAATTTATTTACCATCCTTGTAAGAAAAGGAACTTCAGTATTATAATTTAAATTGAGGCCAAGAATGGTATTATTAATTGGCTCATAACTATAATTCGCTTTTTGCGTTAATGGACGTTCTTTCAAGTTTATAAAAGTACCACCAATAAGAAAATTCTCATTAAACTGGTGCTCGACATTAAGCCCTGTGAAACGCTTAGTTTGCTGACCAAAAAGTGCATTATTTTCAGTATTTACCTGAATTGGAATATCAGAAGCCAGCAAGGCCTCATCAAGAATTTGCACTCTACCCAGTTCATAGTTCACCACATAATCTACGCCTTCCTGAAGAATTCTACCTCCGGCAGTAACCGTAACAGATCCTGGAGGAAGATTGAAGCCAATGGGAATCCCTTCTACTTCAGCAGATTTATATCTTCCTTTTAACTGAAATTTGTTTTTATCTGCCTCTTCCTGCTCAGCCTGGGTTTTGGTGGTACGATACATTGCCCTGAAAACATATCTCTGCTGATTCTCATTCCATGTTTCTGGAATCGTATAATCTTCAGAACCACCATTCGGGGTTTCATCAAGCTTTTCAAATAAATGATTTCCAAAAGGCTCTACCGTAGTAAAGATGATATTTCCATTTACCGGATCTATCGTGATTTGCGGCACATAATCAAAAAAGCCGTCTCCCCCGTTTATAGGGTCGTTATTTGAATTTAATTGATCCAATCTAAATATCCTCAGCAACGGTGTATCAGCAACATCGGCCGGTAATGTGGTTCCCTCTACCGGTTTGATGTAGTTAAGTGGTTGTGGATCTGTATAAAGAATATTCATTCTAAAATCCTGCCGCTCTAATTGATAGGCGCCAAGACTATAGATATTCTTCATCATCAAATCCCAAATTGGCTCATTTACATTGGTAATGGTGCTTTTTAGCATTTTCACTACAAGATTCTGACTCGCCCTGGGATTCGTCCCGGTATCTGGCTCCACACCCGTATCATCATTGGTGGCATTCACCCCATCATTGGCAAATTCTCCCACCTGATATACCTCCCCGTTTATTGTATACTGAAATGCAACCCCTAAAACTTCATCGTTACTTAAACGCTGATTAAGAGAAATATAACCTAACTGCGTATTTAAAGTATATTCAGAAGGTTTTAACTGTCTTGCGTTTTCCAGTTTAGCATAATCTGTCCCTTCAGAAACTGTAACCGGTCCAAAACCTCTATCTACCGTTGCGATATCGCGAATGGCAGGAGTTAGAACAGATTCTCCGGCACCTGTGATCCCAAAAGGATTGAAATCGTTCACCGTATTATCTGGAAATGCACCCGCAGGCTGATTAAAAAAACCACCCGGAGGGGTGTCCAGACCTATATTCCCAGGCACATTGGTTTCACCAAGATCCTGAATTGCCACAATATTTCGGGTATCTTGAATATTCTGGATATTATTGGTTCTATTGGTCACCCAAACCTGGATCCTTTTTATTTGAATATTAGTATTTATAAAAGGATAATTCCGTAATGCTTCGTCATAAGTATCACGAAAATAATGCGCTAAAAAAAAGTGCCTGTCCTGGTCATAATCCAGTGCAAATTTCTCAAAATCTTCTACAGTAGCTCCACCTTCTACATTCACAGTTCTTCTTTCAGACTTCTGTTCAGAAAAAACTCCTGTAATTCTTGTTTTCCCAAACTGCAGTTCGGTTTTGAAACCGAAAAGACTTTGTGCGCCCTGAATTAATGCATTGTTCAGAGGCATATTCACGTTACCTACTTCAATTTTTTGAACAATATCGTCCTCATTTGGAGTATATTCCAGCTTTAACTGGTTTTGAAAATCGAAGGTTGACTCTGTATCGTAATTAGCGGTCACTTGAAGCCGCTCTCCAATCTGGCCCAGCATACTCAAACTAATGCGCTGATCGAAATCAAAAGAAAGGTTTCGTTGATTTCTAGGTGAAAAAGCAGGATTATCTTGTTTTGTATACAGAAGCCCAAGGTCTAATTCTACTGAACCCTGAGGAACAATATTAATCTCAGAACCTCCAAATATCGTCTCGAAAAAATTATTATTTACATAAAAATCTGGTAAAAGATCTTTTTGAATATCTTCTGAACCTTCCTTTCTACCGGTTAGCGCATCATTCTTTAGTTTGAAATAATTACGCATTTCTTCCTGCATCACAAGATCTTCATATTCCTGTGGAGTTAGAACCAATGGCAAACCAAGATTGATCTGGCCTAGATTTTCTTTATAAAAATAACGGTTAAGAATAGGGTCATACTCGTATTTAGACTCCATACTTTCAGGATCAGGAAGGCTTATTTGGCCCAGGACGTAACCAGTGCTTGTGGTATCCTGTGGCGTCTCCTGAGCTACAGCATCCACTGCATAGAACAGTAAGATCAGGAAAGTTAGGCGTACCGGTACAGACAATTTCGGGTAATTGTTCCTCAATTTACTTACAGCTTTTTAAGAGCCAGTTTAATTATAGATTCTACGGTAGATTCGGGATCTTCTTTCAGGATCTTTTCTACAACTTTGCCGGCCTGGCGTCTATTATAACCTAAGATCTCTAAAGCAGATAACGCTTCTTCCTTATTAGTATTGCTTTGAGACACGAAAACTTCATCATCACCCAAGACTTTTAACACCTTATCCTTAAGGTCTAGAATCACCCTTTGTGCAGTTTTCGCACCTATTCCCTTTACACTTTGAATAGTTGGCACATCCCCAGCGGCTATGGCCTCTGTAACTTCTCTTGGTTGAAGCGAAGATAGCATCATCCTGGCGGTACTTGTTCCTACTCCCGAAACCGAAATCAATAATCGAAAGATCTCTCTTTCAGATTTTTCAGCAAACCCATATAACGTATGAGAATCCTCTTTAACCTGAAGATGTGTATATAGACTCACGGCCTCAGAATCTGGGATCAAAGAAAATGTATGGAGCGAAATATTTACTGAATACCCTATCCCGTTGCATTCAATAACAACATATGTAGGATTTTTTTCAATTAACTGCCCTTTTAAATGATGAATCATGAAAAAACCTTGTGTTTAATCTCAAATGTAGTAAAATAATCACTCGTCTTAATTCTTCAAAGGAAGCAAGTTCAGTAGGATTATCAAACTATTTTTTTTGTCTCTTTTCCTTTTCCTGTGCATCTACTACCGCAACTGCAGCCATATTCACCATTTCTTCAACGCTTGCTCCAAGTTGCAATATATGAACCGGCTTTTTCATTCCCATCATAATAGGCCCAATAGAATCTACATTATTCAGTTCTTTAATAAGCTTGTACGTACTATTTGCCGAGTCCAGATCTGGATAAATAAGTGTATTCACCTTTTTTCCAGCCAACTTCGAAAACGGAAACTTACTCTGAAGCATTTCACGGTTCAGGGCGAAATCTGTCTGTAATTCTCCATCTACATGTAACTCTGGGTGAAACCTGTGTAAATAAGAAACCGCATCTTTTACCTTTTTAGCTCTTGGATCCTTAGAGGATCCGAAATTGGCGTATGAGATCATTGCGATCACCGGCTCCATCCCGAATAACTGTACTGTACGTGCGGTCATTTGCGCGATCTTTGCAAGATCTTTTGCCGGAGGATCTATATTTATAGAAGTATCACTAATAAAGATAGGCCCTCTGGAGGTATTCATCACATTGGTAGCAGCGACCCTGGAAACACCCTTGGCCATTCCTATCAATTCCAGCATAGGTTTTACCACGGTTGGATAGGCACGTGAATATCCCGATAGTAATGCATCTGCATCCCCTTCGTTGACCATCATGGCAGCAAAATAATTTCGCTCTCGCATCAATTTCTCGGCATCATACTTTGTTACTCCATTACGGTGCCTGGTTTGCCAGTATTTATAAGCATAATTTTTTCTATGCTCTTCCTCTTCATCAGATTTTGGATCTATAATAATTACATCATTCTCTTCAAAGTCAATTTCTGCCATTAATTCCTTAATCACCTCACGCCTACCAAGAAGAATGGGTACTCCTACTCCTTCATCCCGCACGATCTGTGCTGCTTTTAGTACATCCAGATGATCTGCTTCTGCAAAAACAATGCGCTTGGGATTTGTTTTAGCTCTATTCAACAGCAATCGGGTAATCTTGTTCTCATTACCCATTCGCTCAAGTAATTCTTCTTCATATCGCTCCCAGTCCTGAATATCCTGTCTTGCCACACCACTTTCCATCGCTGCTTTGGCAACTGCCGGTGGAACTTTGGCAATAAGCCTGGGGTCAAAAGGTTTAGGGATAATATAATCGGGGCCAAAATTCAAACGGGTCTCCCCGTAAGCAATATTTACCTGTTCCGGTACCGCTTCCTTGGCAAGTTCAGCCAGCGCTTTCACGGCCGCTTTTTTCATTTCTTCATTGATCTTGGAGGCCCTGACATCCAAAGCACCGCGGAAGATGAATGGGAATCCAAGTACATTATTTACCTGGTTAGGATGATCACTCCGGCCGGTAGCCATAATGATATCCTTTCTCGTATCCATAGCCAGTTGATAATCTATCTCCGGATTAGGATT
Protein-coding regions in this window:
- a CDS encoding energy transducer TonB, coding for MKPKKNPKVDLRRRWVLFLQIGLILVLFLTLQAFQWKTYDPKPQEKEKISMDVLEDEQPPIMIIPKKTPPPPPKLIVDVIEEVPDDSNRKEDAVIPTDLDLEDIPEPEDIKEPEKPEEDIKVPFDFIEEVPIFPGCEDLIDNAGRKKCMSSKISNFVNREFDTGLGAKLGLTGTNLVVVMFVVNKNGLVEQIQTRAPHPELEHEARRVIGELPKMSPGRQQGKPVPVSYTIPIRFKVQE
- a CDS encoding VanZ family protein; amino-acid sequence: MVAKILLFAALIYTSAITYFSLIVMDFKVSVGGFDPTDKMLHAGAYLFLAFLWKLYFVFQKPDFKRYTSNLWWVALACFVFGMLIEVLQGTLTSYRTPDWWDVLANSTGVVLAVLFFIVMAPTVKKVKQKVA
- the gcvH gene encoding glycine cleavage system protein GcvH codes for the protein MNIPQELKYTKDHEWVKIDGDTATIGVTDFAQGELGDIVYVEVETLDETLEKEEVFGTVEAVKTVSDLYMPLSGEIIEFNDSLEDEPEKVNEDPYGEGWMIKIKLSDTSELEDLLSADEYKEVVGS
- the sprA gene encoding cell surface protein SprA, which gives rise to MRNNYPKLSVPVRLTFLILLFYAVDAVAQETPQDTTSTGYVLGQISLPDPESMESKYEYDPILNRYFYKENLGQINLGLPLVLTPQEYEDLVMQEEMRNYFKLKNDALTGRKEGSEDIQKDLLPDFYVNNNFFETIFGGSEINIVPQGSVELDLGLLYTKQDNPAFSPRNQRNLSFDFDQRISLSMLGQIGERLQVTANYDTESTFDFQNQLKLEYTPNEDDIVQKIEVGNVNMPLNNALIQGAQSLFGFKTELQFGKTRITGVFSEQKSERRTVNVEGGATVEDFEKFALDYDQDRHFFLAHYFRDTYDEALRNYPFINTNIQIKRIQVWVTNRTNNIQNIQDTRNIVAIQDLGETNVPGNIGLDTPPGGFFNQPAGAFPDNTVNDFNPFGITGAGESVLTPAIRDIATVDRGFGPVTVSEGTDYAKLENARQLKPSEYTLNTQLGYISLNQRLSNDEVLGVAFQYTINGEVYQVGEFANDGVNATNDDTGVEPDTGTNPRASQNLVVKMLKSTITNVNEPIWDLMMKNIYSLGAYQLERQDFRMNILYTDPQPLNYIKPVEGTTLPADVADTPLLRIFRLDQLNSNNDPINGGDGFFDYVPQITIDPVNGNIIFTTVEPFGNHLFEKLDETPNGGSEDYTIPETWNENQQRYVFRAMYRTTKTQAEQEEADKNKFQLKGRYKSAEVEGIPIGFNLPPGSVTVTAGGRILQEGVDYVVNYELGRVQILDEALLASDIPIQVNTENNALFGQQTKRFTGLNVEHQFNENFLIGGTFINLKERPLTQKANYSYEPINNTILGLNLNYNTEVPFLTRMVNKLPNIDTDVKSNVSVRGEFAYLVPGSPASNDFDGKATTYIDDFEASQTSIDINNPLSWELSSVPVGFGGELSNGDLGVGYKRGKLAWYTIDPIFYSNRRPDGISDSDISTYEARRVSLSEIFPNTDVVQGQPQVIYTMDVAYNPEERGPYNYNPAATGSNNLPNPSGNFGGIMRSINTTNFEQSNVEYIQFWVMDPYIYPENSGNTGGTINFNLGNISEDVLKDGRKQYENGLPELEGEANIINTAFGAVPADNSLVYAFDTEGDARTRQDAGYDGLQDAQEGVKFSDFAGLPDPSADNYEYFLSANGSILERYRNYNGTEGNSPTQVTDTNRGNTTLPTTEDINRDNTMNTINSYFEYKVPFFQGMNIDNNEYITDVKELSVTLRNGQELPVRWLQFKVPIFEPTNAVGGIADFRSIRFIRMFLSDFQDPTIMRFGTMDLVRGDYRRYTQSLFEDRTQIENPNTLFEVNAVNIEENENRQPIPYVLPPGVQREELFQSNSNIRQNEQSLSLRTCDLQPQDARAVYKNFQIDMRQYKNLEMFLHAESLLNQRLLKDGQLVAFVRMGTDFTDNFYQIEIPLSPTLFGATTPEEIWPEINRLNLELDLLQQIKTAVLGDPSLNSTDLNFFTDELQPVDAEAAYDMGRLRLGVKGNPSFGNVRLLMVGVKNGTSVDGVTDLCGEVWFNELRLSDLKNEGGWAGVVSMDSNLADFANISATGRRSTVGFGSIEQGPNQRSREDLQQYDFVTNVNMGQLLPKKWGVKVPVNYSRGEELITPKYDQEFLDVELDTRLANIQDPEERDRVEKQSQSYTKRESINVIGLRKERVGEKTPMPYDVENFAFSSSYNQVNHRDFEVEESVDKSVRLGGTYEFNFPEKTVEPLKNIAVLDSSDYFAIFRDFNFNYLPSNINASSNIFRQYNEQRFRSLDLSDDDIRIPTLYQRNYLFDWQYGVNYNLTRSLSFSFNASNNRIIRNYIDEEGFADNSIGLWDDFFNIGEPNLHFQSLQVNYQLPFDKIPVLRFIKATYTYTGDFQWQRGSRIYQQLEGIPDIGNSVQNSNTHQINANLNMQDLYNYFGLVEKKSGSAGKSIQERSRGVPSLGPPGQEKEEEAAKPESRGNKGYNTFVSIVTGIKTLQLNYRNTRGIFLPGYTESVGFMGTFRPTAGFTFGFQDDIRYMAAERGWLTLFQNFNQQYTALKNEQLDYQAGLGFLPDLTIELTGRKNYSENYSENYKVDPNTLEYQSLTPYTYGNLNISTILIRTSFSNSTETSSENFETFRENRLEIARRLAQDRGLDPNDVGEDGFPRGIGKSNQAVLLPAFIAAYSGQDAGSIKLGAFRDFPMPNWNVKYTGLMRLDWFRDKFRRFSINHGYRADYTLNQFQTNLDYDAANPNEVNQAGDFKNPVLFSNLVLTELFTPLARVDFETKGSIQILAEIEKDRSLAFSFDNNLLTEYSGNEYTMGLGYRIKDLKIATALGGRRRVLSSDLNFRADVSYRKNRTIVRYLDLANAQTISGQDIWSINFKTDYAFTRNLTARFYYDHVFSEYAVSTAFPQTTIRSGFTLIYNFGN
- the ruvA gene encoding Holliday junction branch migration protein RuvA; the protein is MIHHLKGQLIEKNPTYVVIECNGIGYSVNISLHTFSLIPDSEAVSLYTHLQVKEDSHTLYGFAEKSEREIFRLLISVSGVGTSTARMMLSSLQPREVTEAIAAGDVPTIQSVKGIGAKTAQRVILDLKDKVLKVLGDDEVFVSQSNTNKEEALSALEILGYNRRQAGKVVEKILKEDPESTVESIIKLALKKL
- a CDS encoding NADP-dependent malic enzyme — its product is MSNTSRKRREALVYHAKPKPGKIEVVPTKKYATQRDLSLAYSPGVAEPCLEIEKDKENAYKYTTKGNLVAVISNGTAVLGLGDIGPEASKPVMEGKGLLFKIFADIDVFDIEVDTKDVDKFIETVKNIAPTFGGINLEDIKAPEAFEIEQRLKAELDIPVMHDDQHGTAIISAAALLNALELAKKKIEKVKIVISGAGAAAVSCTKLYKAFGAKAENIVMLDSKGVIRKDRDNLSEEKEEFATARKIDTLEEAMKNADVFVGLSIANIVSPAMLKSMAKRPIVFAMANPNPEIDYQLAMDTRKDIIMATGRSDHPNQVNNVLGFPFIFRGALDVRASKINEEMKKAAVKALAELAKEAVPEQVNIAYGETRLNFGPDYIIPKPFDPRLIAKVPPAVAKAAMESGVARQDIQDWERYEEELLERMGNENKITRLLLNRAKTNPKRIVFAEADHLDVLKAAQIVRDEGVGVPILLGRREVIKELMAEIDFEENDVIIIDPKSDEEEEHRKNYAYKYWQTRHRNGVTKYDAEKLMRERNYFAAMMVNEGDADALLSGYSRAYPTVVKPMLELIGMAKGVSRVAATNVMNTSRGPIFISDTSINIDPPAKDLAKIAQMTARTVQLFGMEPVIAMISYANFGSSKDPRAKKVKDAVSYLHRFHPELHVDGELQTDFALNREMLQSKFPFSKLAGKKVNTLIYPDLDSANSTYKLIKELNNVDSIGPIMMGMKKPVHILQLGASVEEMVNMAAVAVVDAQEKEKRQKK